A portion of the uncultured Bacteroides sp. genome contains these proteins:
- a CDS encoding type II secretion system F family protein codes for MIELSNKNYKIADQKKYLLFSQLYSLLKSGLSFSRSFDLLIQGEKKKRESELLKSTYHHIIIGHEFWKSMELTASFTDLDCGVIRIGEETGKLDQSLMFLCDYYHKKTEQRRMLISALSYPIIIVVVAMLVLFFMITMVVPMFEQVYARMGGSLPEITVLMLKISSNFPIVVTISGFLILAYVTIKLIYGKTEKYRKTASTILLNIPLIGNLVRTHYQAQFCKLLYLLVCSEVPLLRSLAMLESIIRFYPYSKSFAEMVKGLKKGESFADKMDEFQDLYGNKLITLIRVGEETNCLDKMLLNQANDITSELEHDLKQLGNVLEPILIICIGTIVAFVLIAMYMPMFQLGQTIN; via the coding sequence ATGATAGAACTGAGTAATAAAAATTATAAAATTGCCGATCAGAAAAAGTACCTTCTTTTCTCGCAGTTATATTCGCTTCTCAAGTCCGGCTTGAGCTTTAGTCGTTCGTTCGATCTTTTGATTCAAGGAGAAAAAAAGAAAAGAGAATCTGAATTATTAAAGAGCACCTATCACCATATTATTATAGGTCATGAATTTTGGAAAAGCATGGAGCTTACCGCCTCATTTACCGATCTCGATTGCGGAGTCATCCGTATTGGTGAAGAAACCGGTAAACTCGACCAATCATTGATGTTTCTCTGTGATTATTATCACAAAAAGACCGAACAGCGCCGAATGCTAATCAGTGCATTAAGTTATCCCATCATTATAGTGGTTGTCGCCATGCTGGTTCTGTTCTTTATGATTACGATGGTAGTGCCCATGTTTGAGCAAGTATATGCCCGTATGGGAGGCAGTTTACCCGAAATTACAGTGTTGATGCTAAAAATATCCTCTAATTTTCCAATTGTCGTTACCATATCAGGTTTCCTTATCCTCGCCTACGTAACGATCAAACTCATATATGGTAAAACGGAAAAATACAGAAAAACAGCTTCAACGATACTCTTAAATATTCCCTTGATTGGCAATCTAGTCAGGACACACTATCAGGCACAATTCTGCAAACTCCTGTACCTGTTAGTCTGCTCCGAGGTACCATTGCTCAGATCACTCGCCATGCTCGAGTCCATCATTCGTTTTTATCCATACAGTAAATCCTTTGCAGAGATGGTTAAGGGACTAAAAAAAGGCGAATCCTTTGCAGACAAGATGGATGAATTCCAAGATCTCTACGGCAATAAGCTAATCACCCTCATACGTGTTGGAGAAGAAACCAACTGCCTGGATAAGATGCTGTTGAACCAAGCCAATGACATAACTTCCGAGCTAGAGCACGACCTAAAACAATTAGGCAACGTATTGGAGCCCATTCTCATTATTTGTATCGGAACGATTGTGGCCTTTGTTCTTATCGCAATGTATATGCCAATGTTTCAGCTGGGGCAGACGATCAATTAA
- a CDS encoding DUF2750 domain-containing protein, translating to MTITVERTKKILIKMKISEKEISAVCQLDAFGRYQYFIKRVADSEKMYCLIDNKGFWVMADVEDKTVISFWPAPEYALMTAFDDWSGFLVKEITIEEFEDDFIDRIEENNWLINIFSLKEKAGFVVDINEFAKDLSEEMKKYR from the coding sequence ATGACAATAACGGTAGAAAGAACAAAGAAAATCCTAATTAAAATGAAAATATCAGAAAAAGAAATAAGTGCTGTATGTCAATTAGACGCTTTTGGACGATATCAATACTTTATAAAAAGAGTAGCAGATTCAGAAAAAATGTATTGCTTGATTGATAATAAAGGTTTTTGGGTAATGGCTGATGTTGAAGATAAAACTGTCATATCGTTTTGGCCTGCACCCGAATATGCCTTAATGACTGCCTTTGATGATTGGAGTGGCTTCTTGGTAAAAGAAATTACGATAGAAGAGTTTGAAGACGATTTTATAGATCGTATTGAGGAGAATAATTGGTTAATCAATATTTTCTCACTTAAAGAAAAAGCAGGATTTGTAGTAGATATCAACGAATTTGCTAAAGATTTGAGCGAAGAAATGAAAAAATATCGATAA
- a CDS encoding DUF6443 domain-containing protein: MRNRVNHQNILLGFILLLTSMPAFAQQGSSYEKSVIVGPVSQPFFFTDTKNACDWGFEPYGSNIGKTIHYKITLNTTMDILIHNFGSTLSCTEINVYNDYGIEQPHPSRVPNSKEAYREFIRSAKFPYVTQEDMFGGRDCFIIADLPPGTYIITSCGVKGSNAGSVNDPIRTSIRGYNKKEIRMPFPPPYPIGTKEYPIDLGSYSTTFSYHDVQGAFLFTNTYEGEDGADIFYKFEITHPMNVTLSNNAERTSGSHLYLLDALYHLVSSFSNDTAPAIIEGLAAGTYYVVSEGDLVKNSITTNISGTLPIVEPDPVIEPIGDANQNFIHTRTYMSADQKRYMDAIQYYDGLGRPIQTVQKGITPTGSDLVTYQEYDGTGRESSSWLPVALQNSNGAFVSLSKIKSNMNASYPDEAKPYTLPVYEASPLNRVLEQYGPGQAWQNNSRSAKMAYLTNIAGNDTLNCIYYKVEATSTDTLVTITNGGNYATGELYVTRGTDEDGNASFEFKDKLGQVVLTRQIGRNGTAKSIYDTYYIYDDFGNLTAVLPPLASDGMKSGTSWTNVNSAILRNYAYLYMYDGRNRCKAKRLPGCSWNYYVYDTGDRLIFSQDGEQRKKGEWSFTLPDIFGRTCTTGICKNSFSALSATPPLNNVVVKAERDNTIGTYKGYVLSGVTLVSPTVLNVNYYDDYAFMGKNGIPDSTDTDFRYEPISGFGIRYKESAKTFLTGTLTARLDGSTTPTYLYSVMYYDNRSRVIQTKSNNHLTSGIEKEYVAYNFTGQPTQKKHIHSATGKTTQTEIYSYDYDHAGRLLTVKHKLNSGANMGRLVTLVKNTYDELGRLKTNMKDSLATLTTTYAYNVRSWMKSSSSPLFSQTLYYNDSYGNNTPRYNGNISAMSWTTSGDKTRGYNFAYDNLSRLTAAGYLEGGVANTSYSTSYAYDKHGNMTHLIRNGRTGTSTFGTIDNLSMSYAGNQLIKADDAGVNVTLSESMDFKNNSTAAKEYYYDKDGNLTKDLNKGIDSIRYNLLNLPQSVTIKNMLGQATNTYIYAADGRKLRTVQQWSGTNSKQTDYVGNVIYESVNGTGTTLKRILVDGGYIEDGVYYFYLTDHLGNNRVVANASGGIVQTSHYYPFGMSFAEGVTASGQPYKYNGKELDTERGLNLYDYSARLMDPVLGRFSTVDPLCEKYPEISPYVYCHNNPVNIIDPEGLTDYSVNKEGYIYKTNPILDAVRKFFGIKDKDDKLIAVDNKNNTLVMPAGSVGEIKSYTDDKGNKVGDYFNVSNDKVAGKVDEFLSENTGVEFSRIEYNNSKESDNIISTSHKKRTEAAGSLISNKLSSDGYNVSRLTHSHPEGGLPSGYVPEHQNSGDKDFTNYMNRKYPNNTTVYRVYDVPRRRYIYYNNANIYKYENKKRK; encoded by the coding sequence ATGAGAAATCGAGTAAATCATCAGAATATTCTATTAGGTTTTATTTTATTACTAACCAGCATGCCCGCATTCGCACAACAGGGAAGTAGTTATGAAAAATCGGTCATTGTCGGCCCGGTTAGCCAACCATTCTTTTTCACTGATACGAAAAATGCTTGTGATTGGGGATTTGAGCCTTATGGATCAAATATTGGCAAGACTATACATTATAAGATAACATTAAATACAACAATGGATATTTTGATACATAATTTTGGATCAACCTTATCCTGTACAGAGATTAATGTTTATAATGATTATGGCATAGAGCAACCCCATCCTTCAAGAGTCCCTAATAGTAAAGAGGCATATCGTGAATTTATACGAAGTGCGAAATTCCCCTATGTTACCCAAGAGGATATGTTTGGAGGCAGAGACTGTTTCATTATTGCAGATTTACCTCCTGGAACTTATATTATTACTTCATGTGGAGTAAAAGGTTCAAATGCCGGATCAGTAAATGACCCCATTAGGACATCAATTAGAGGATATAATAAAAAAGAGATTAGAATGCCATTTCCCCCTCCCTATCCTATTGGTACTAAAGAGTATCCTATCGACTTAGGAAGTTACAGCACCACATTTTCATATCATGATGTACAAGGAGCATTTCTTTTCACTAATACTTATGAAGGAGAAGATGGAGCGGATATATTTTACAAGTTTGAGATAACCCATCCCATGAATGTCACCCTGTCGAATAATGCGGAAAGGACTTCCGGCTCGCATTTGTATCTGCTAGACGCTTTGTATCATTTGGTGAGTTCATTTTCGAACGACACGGCTCCGGCAATAATAGAGGGTCTGGCAGCCGGCACGTATTATGTCGTATCAGAAGGAGATTTGGTTAAGAATAGCATTACGACTAACATTAGTGGTACTCTTCCTATAGTAGAACCGGATCCTGTAATAGAACCGATTGGCGATGCTAATCAAAATTTCATTCATACTCGTACGTATATGAGTGCGGACCAAAAGCGATATATGGATGCGATTCAATATTATGACGGCCTTGGTCGCCCGATACAAACAGTTCAGAAAGGTATTACCCCGACCGGTTCTGATCTTGTCACTTATCAAGAATATGACGGCACCGGACGAGAATCCAGCAGTTGGCTGCCTGTAGCGTTGCAGAATAGCAATGGTGCTTTTGTCAGCTTGAGTAAGATCAAAAGTAACATGAACGCTAGCTACCCGGACGAGGCAAAGCCTTACACGCTTCCCGTCTATGAAGCCTCCCCGCTAAACCGGGTTCTGGAACAATACGGTCCCGGTCAAGCTTGGCAAAATAACTCTCGCAGTGCAAAAATGGCTTATCTTACCAACATTGCCGGTAACGACACCCTGAACTGCATTTACTACAAGGTGGAAGCTACTTCCACAGACACTCTTGTAACTATCACTAACGGAGGCAACTATGCCACGGGAGAATTGTACGTTACCCGCGGCACGGACGAGGATGGCAATGCTTCTTTTGAGTTTAAAGACAAACTAGGACAGGTGGTGCTTACCCGACAGATAGGCCGTAATGGCACTGCAAAATCAATTTATGATACTTATTATATATATGACGATTTCGGGAATCTGACGGCGGTTCTTCCTCCTCTGGCATCGGATGGAATGAAGAGTGGCACTTCGTGGACAAATGTTAATTCAGCCATCCTACGAAATTATGCTTATCTGTACATGTATGATGGCAGAAACCGTTGCAAGGCCAAACGCCTTCCGGGTTGTAGTTGGAACTACTATGTGTATGATACGGGCGACAGATTGATCTTCTCCCAAGATGGCGAACAACGTAAGAAAGGGGAATGGAGTTTCACTCTTCCCGATATCTTCGGCCGTACTTGTACGACGGGTATTTGCAAGAATAGTTTCAGTGCCTTGTCTGCAACCCCGCCGCTGAACAATGTTGTGGTGAAGGCCGAACGTGATAACACTATAGGTACCTATAAGGGTTACGTCTTGTCGGGCGTCACTCTTGTCAGCCCCACGGTTCTGAATGTGAATTACTATGATGATTATGCTTTTATGGGCAAAAACGGCATTCCCGATTCCACAGATACAGACTTCCGGTATGAACCGATTTCCGGTTTTGGCATTCGATATAAAGAGAGTGCTAAAACTTTTCTTACAGGGACATTGACAGCCAGGCTGGATGGTTCCACCACTCCGACTTACCTGTATTCCGTGATGTACTATGATAACCGAAGTCGTGTGATACAGACTAAATCCAACAATCATTTAACGAGCGGCATCGAGAAAGAATATGTGGCTTATAACTTCACGGGACAGCCTACACAGAAGAAACATATCCATTCTGCCACAGGCAAAACCACTCAGACTGAGATCTACTCGTATGACTACGACCATGCAGGAAGATTGCTTACGGTAAAACATAAACTGAATAGTGGTGCCAATATGGGAAGGCTGGTCACATTGGTTAAGAACACTTATGATGAACTTGGCCGACTAAAAACGAATATGAAGGACTCTCTTGCAACCTTGACCACCACGTATGCCTACAATGTTCGTTCGTGGATGAAGTCTTCAAGTTCTCCACTTTTCAGCCAAACACTGTACTATAACGATTCTTACGGAAACAATACTCCCCGTTACAACGGCAACATCTCTGCTATGAGTTGGACAACAAGCGGAGATAAAACAAGGGGTTACAATTTCGCTTATGACAACCTCTCCCGATTGACGGCAGCCGGTTATCTGGAAGGAGGAGTTGCCAACACGAGTTATAGCACTTCTTATGCTTACGACAAACATGGCAATATGACTCATCTTATTCGTAACGGCCGTACGGGGACAAGTACTTTCGGTACGATTGATAACCTAAGTATGAGCTATGCGGGTAATCAATTGATCAAAGCGGATGATGCAGGAGTAAATGTCACTTTGTCGGAATCTATGGACTTTAAGAATAACTCCACAGCAGCCAAAGAATATTATTATGACAAAGATGGTAATTTAACGAAAGATTTAAATAAAGGGATTGATAGTATTAGATATAATTTACTAAATTTGCCGCAGAGTGTCACAATTAAGAATATGTTGGGACAGGCAACGAATACGTACATCTATGCCGCCGATGGTCGTAAACTGCGGACGGTACAACAATGGAGCGGTACGAACAGCAAGCAGACGGACTATGTTGGCAATGTGATCTATGAAAGTGTAAACGGAACTGGAACAACCCTCAAACGGATCTTGGTTGATGGCGGTTATATAGAAGATGGTGTTTATTACTTCTATTTAACTGATCATTTGGGCAATAACCGTGTGGTAGCGAATGCGAGTGGAGGAATCGTTCAGACGAGCCATTATTATCCGTTCGGGATGTCGTTTGCCGAAGGTGTTACTGCGAGCGGGCAGCCTTACAAGTACAATGGTAAGGAATTGGATACGGAAAGAGGGCTGAATTTGTATGATTACTCTGCTAGGTTGATGGATCCTGTGTTGGGAAGATTTAGTACTGTAGATCCATTGTGTGAGAAATATCCTGAAATATCGCCTTATGTTTATTGCCACAATAATCCTGTGAATATCATAGATCCAGAGGGTTTAACAGACTACTCAGTTAATAAGGAAGGATATATTTACAAAACTAATCCTATACTCGATGCTGTAAGAAAATTCTTTGGTATTAAGGATAAAGATGATAAACTTATTGCAGTTGACAATAAAAATAACACCTTAGTAATGCCTGCTGGGTCGGTAGGAGAAATTAAAAGCTACACTGATGACAAAGGGAATAAGGTTGGTGATTATTTCAACGTGTCCAATGATAAGGTCGCAGGAAAAGTCGATGAGTTTTTGTCTGAAAACACTGGAGTAGAATTTAGTCGAATAGAATATAATAACTCAAAAGAGAGTGATAATATCATTTCGACATCTCACAAAAAAAGAACTGAAGCTGCTGGTTCGTTAATTTCAAATAAATTATCTAGTGATGGCTATAACGTTAGTCGACTCACACATAGCCATCCTGAAGGTGGTTTGCCATCGGGGTATGTGCCAGAGCATCAAAATAGTGGCGATAAAGATTTTACAAATTATATGAATAGAAAGTACCCTAACAATACTACTGTTTATAGAGTTTACGATGTCCCGAGAAGAAGATATATTTACTACAATAATGCAAATATTTACAAATATGAGAATAAAAAAAGGAAATAG
- a CDS encoding DUF3874 domain-containing protein, protein MPRLKHRHIHCYNRKGHNRFDTNSLISSMKHILQKPVVNTRLPHASAVQELRRYASFIGTSNHKDLLTDTSGSRRFICIEVTAPIDMSRPIHYEQLYSQAMDSLYGGERYWFDSNEERLMTENNEEFQEISPIEQLFHQYFRSVAKGEEGEWLLAVGILEHIQQRSRMRFTAGKIVHFGRLLSKLGIPSRRSNGGTLYYVFKK, encoded by the coding sequence TTGCCCCGGTTGAAGCATCGGCATATACATTGCTATAATCGCAAAGGTCACAATCGTTTCGATACAAATAGTCTGATATCGAGTATGAAGCACATCCTCCAGAAACCCGTTGTCAACACCCGTCTTCCTCATGCCAGTGCCGTACAAGAACTTCGCCGTTACGCCTCGTTCATCGGCACCAGCAACCATAAAGACCTGCTCACCGACACATCAGGCAGCCGCCGTTTCATCTGCATCGAAGTAACCGCACCGATCGACATGAGTCGCCCCATCCATTACGAACAACTCTATTCCCAAGCCATGGACTCCCTCTATGGCGGCGAACGCTACTGGTTCGACAGCAACGAAGAGCGCCTGATGACGGAGAACAACGAAGAGTTTCAGGAAATATCGCCCATAGAGCAACTCTTCCACCAATATTTCCGCAGCGTAGCGAAAGGCGAAGAAGGCGAGTGGCTCCTTGCCGTGGGCATTCTGGAACACATACAACAACGTAGCCGCATGCGCTTCACCGCCGGCAAGATCGTCCATTTCGGTCGGCTGCTGAGTAAGTTGGGCATTCCTTCACGTCGGAGTAATGGTGGGACGTTGTATTATGTTTTTAAGAAATAG
- a CDS encoding RHS repeat-associated core domain-containing protein: MSFAEGVTASGQPYKYNGKELDMERGLNLYDYSARLMDPALGRFGMMDPMVEKYYSVSPYIYCLDNPMKFIDPAGRWVIGTDGKRVIYNPQTGWSENTAADVKRVEIRY; the protein is encoded by the coding sequence ATGTCATTTGCTGAGGGTGTTACTGCAAGCGGGCAGCCTTACAAGTACAATGGTAAGGAGTTGGATATGGAGAGAGGGTTGAACCTTTATGATTATTCGGCTAGATTGATGGATCCTGCTTTGGGTAGGTTTGGCATGATGGATCCGATGGTGGAGAAATACTATAGTGTTAGTCCGTATATATATTGTTTAGATAATCCGATGAAATTTATAGATCCCGCAGGAAGATGGGTAATAGGCACTGATGGGAAGCGTGTGATTTATAACCCTCAAACAGGTTGGTCAGAAAATACGGCTGCAGATGTAAAAAGAGTTGAAATTCGTTATTGA
- a CDS encoding BT4734/BF3469 family protein encodes MRITQLRDNGKTQTYRAFALAELMEQMKKGASNELVINMREELKYARPRYEIPVVQKVPKLLHAGVFRKKDGMVQMTEYNGIVQLEVNHLAGKHEVDSVKQKVCDFPQTLAAFTGSSGKSVKIWVRFTRPDDTLPENAEDIILFQAHAYRQAFRIYQPELSFNIELKEPTLERSCRLSFDPELYFAPNATPLYLQQPTEMPTEMTYKETVNAEPDPLKRLLPGFGSYKTMSMLFETSETDALNSLKDFDPDKDMKPLLVRLGENCFRSGIPEDDAVRWTRYHYYDEEHEMIIRSTIHNVYLKGKGFGNKPCVSNEMALALATEEFMKRRYEFRYNTQTTEVEYRERNTFGFYFRSVNDRVLNSIAISAMKEGLKMWDRDVKRYVNSDSVPIYQPIEEYLSFLSRWDGKDRIRALADTVQCNNPYWRDLFYRWFLNMVAHWRGFDKNHANSTSPLLVGPQGYKKSTFCRSIVPPELRQYYTDSIDFSRKRDAELFLNRFALINIDEFDQITTTQQAFLKHILQKPVVNTRLPHASAVQELRRYASFIGTSNHKDLLTDTSGSRRFICIEVTAPIDMSRPIHYEQLYSQAMDSLYGGERYWFDSSEERLMTENNEEFQEISPIEQLFHQYFRSVAKGEEGEWLLAVGILEHIQQRSRMRFTAGKIVHFGRLLSKLGIPSRRTRGGTLYYVFKREEGKPNRKTEN; translated from the coding sequence GTGAGAATTACGCAATTAAGAGATAACGGCAAGACTCAGACCTATCGTGCATTTGCACTGGCTGAATTGATGGAACAGATGAAAAAGGGTGCCAGCAATGAGTTGGTAATTAACATGAGAGAGGAGCTGAAATATGCCCGTCCGAGGTATGAAATCCCGGTAGTACAGAAAGTTCCGAAGCTACTCCATGCAGGAGTCTTTCGTAAAAAAGACGGAATGGTGCAGATGACGGAGTATAACGGCATCGTTCAGCTCGAAGTAAACCACCTTGCAGGCAAGCATGAGGTGGATTCAGTGAAACAAAAAGTCTGCGACTTTCCACAAACATTGGCCGCTTTTACCGGTTCCAGTGGAAAGAGTGTGAAGATATGGGTGCGCTTCACCCGTCCGGACGACACCTTGCCCGAAAACGCTGAAGACATTATACTGTTTCAGGCGCATGCCTATCGACAAGCATTCCGAATCTATCAGCCTGAACTCAGTTTTAACATCGAGCTCAAAGAGCCTACGCTCGAACGCTCCTGTCGCCTGAGTTTCGATCCGGAATTGTACTTTGCCCCCAATGCCACCCCTCTGTATCTGCAACAACCCACGGAGATGCCCACCGAAATGACCTATAAGGAGACTGTTAATGCCGAACCGGATCCTCTCAAACGCCTTCTGCCAGGCTTTGGTAGCTATAAAACGATGTCAATGCTTTTTGAAACCTCGGAGACGGATGCGCTCAATTCGTTGAAAGATTTTGATCCCGATAAAGATATGAAACCTTTATTGGTTCGCTTGGGTGAGAATTGCTTTCGTTCCGGCATTCCCGAAGATGATGCTGTGCGCTGGACGCGCTATCACTATTACGACGAAGAACACGAAATGATCATTCGCAGCACGATACATAATGTTTACCTCAAAGGAAAAGGCTTTGGTAATAAACCTTGTGTAAGTAACGAAATGGCTCTTGCTCTGGCTACGGAAGAATTTATGAAACGTCGTTACGAATTTCGCTATAACACCCAAACCACCGAGGTGGAATATAGGGAGCGAAACACCTTTGGCTTCTACTTTAGATCCGTGAATGACCGCGTGCTCAACAGTATCGCCATCAGCGCCATGAAAGAAGGATTAAAAATGTGGGATAGAGATGTGAAACGTTATGTCAATTCCGATTCCGTGCCCATCTATCAACCCATCGAAGAATACCTCTCTTTTCTTTCCAGATGGGATGGTAAAGACCGCATCCGTGCGTTGGCCGACACCGTGCAGTGCAACAATCCTTACTGGCGCGACCTTTTCTATCGCTGGTTTCTCAACATGGTAGCCCATTGGAGAGGTTTTGACAAAAATCACGCGAACAGCACATCACCACTGCTTGTTGGTCCGCAAGGTTATAAGAAATCCACCTTCTGCCGCTCCATCGTTCCGCCCGAACTGCGACAATACTACACCGACAGCATCGACTTCAGTCGCAAGCGCGATGCCGAACTGTTTCTCAACCGTTTCGCCCTGATTAATATTGACGAATTCGATCAGATAACCACCACCCAGCAAGCCTTTCTGAAGCACATCCTCCAGAAGCCTGTGGTTAACACCCGTCTTCCTCACGCCAGTGCCGTGCAAGAACTTCGCCGTTACGCCTCGTTCATCGGCACCAGCAACCATAAAGACCTGCTCACCGACACATCAGGCAGCCGCCGTTTCATCTGCATCGAAGTAACCGCACCGATCGACATGAGTCGCCCCATCCATTACGAACAACTCTATTCCCAAGCCATGGACTCCCTCTATGGCGGCGAACGTTACTGGTTCGACAGCAGCGAAGAGCGCCTGATGACCGAGAACAACGAAGAGTTTCAGGAAATATCGCCCATAGAGCAACTCTTCCACCAATATTTCCGTAGCGTAGCGAAAGGCGAAGAAGGCGAGTGGCTTCTTGCCGTGGGCATTCTGGAACACATACAGCAACGTAGTCGCATGCGCTTCACCGCCGGCAAGATCGTCCATTTCGGTCGACTGCTGAGTAAGTTGGGCATTCCTTCACGTCGGACTAGAGGTGGGACGTTGTATTATGTTTTTAAGAGAGAAGAAGGTAAACCAAATAGAAAAACAGAAAATTGA
- a CDS encoding HU family DNA-binding protein → MAAEYDFRRKPSSKEEAEQQPLYPRIVSKGTISTQKLITEISEASTFTEGDLEGVLCALSKKISGYLADGYHVELGEMGYFSVSLKARPVMDKKEIRSHSVSFDNINFRASSKFRKQSCGYLERARYGFRHSASLPEETRKSRLDAYFSTHPFITRTEYSQISGLLKGKALKELNDLIAEGYLDTIGRASHKIYVKTTKV, encoded by the coding sequence ATGGCCGCAGAGTATGACTTTAGAAGAAAACCAAGTAGCAAAGAAGAAGCAGAACAACAACCCCTCTATCCGCGCATCGTGTCGAAGGGCACAATATCGACCCAAAAACTAATTACCGAGATTTCCGAGGCATCGACTTTCACCGAAGGCGATCTGGAGGGTGTGCTATGTGCGCTGAGCAAAAAGATATCGGGCTATCTGGCGGATGGATATCATGTGGAACTGGGCGAGATGGGTTATTTCTCAGTCAGCCTGAAAGCACGACCGGTGATGGACAAAAAAGAAATCCGTTCGCACTCCGTCTCTTTTGACAACATAAACTTTCGGGCGTCGAGCAAATTTCGCAAACAGTCGTGCGGCTACCTGGAACGTGCCAGATATGGCTTCCGGCACTCAGCCAGCCTACCCGAAGAAACCCGCAAAAGCCGACTGGATGCCTATTTCAGCACACACCCCTTCATCACTCGCACGGAATATTCGCAAATCAGCGGCCTGCTCAAAGGGAAAGCTTTAAAAGAACTAAACGACCTGATAGCCGAGGGATATCTGGATACAATCGGCCGCGCAAGCCACAAAATCTATGTTAAAACCACCAAAGTGTGA
- a CDS encoding DUF5063 domain-containing protein yields the protein MKTDSQVIFDRNVVEFVTVAAEACAFLERSESMKRSQFVDTILKILPLLYLKASLLPKCEMIGEDELETFVTEETYEILHMNIASVLAEKDDYLEVFLPDMAYSDTPIKKCISEDLADIYQDIKDFIFIFQLGLNETMNDALVICKENFGNVWGQKLVNTLRALHDVKYNPDAEPEEEEVNDEE from the coding sequence ATGAAAACAGACAGTCAAGTTATATTCGATAGAAATGTGGTGGAGTTTGTAACCGTTGCTGCTGAGGCTTGTGCATTCTTGGAAAGATCTGAGAGCATGAAGCGCAGCCAATTTGTGGACACCATCCTAAAAATACTTCCGTTACTTTACCTCAAGGCATCACTGCTGCCCAAGTGCGAAATGATAGGCGAAGATGAACTCGAAACTTTCGTCACCGAGGAAACGTATGAGATACTACACATGAACATCGCATCGGTATTGGCCGAAAAAGATGATTATCTGGAAGTGTTCTTGCCCGATATGGCTTACAGCGACACGCCGATAAAAAAATGCATCTCCGAAGATCTGGCCGACATCTATCAGGATATTAAGGATTTCATTTTCATTTTTCAACTGGGACTGAACGAAACAATGAACGACGCACTGGTAATCTGCAAAGAGAATTTCGGAAACGTCTGGGGACAGAAGCTTGTAAACACGCTCCGTGCATTGCACGATGTGAAGTACAATCCTGATGCGGAACCGGAAGAGGAAGAAGTAAATGACGAGGAATAA
- a CDS encoding 3'-5' exonuclease has translation MVIKRNISKEEISQLPKASFPGKIYVIQTEVEAEKAVDYLSSRQVLGIDSETRPSFVKGQSHKVALLQISSEEFCFLFRLNLTGLTKSLLDLLENPAIIKVGLSLRDDFMMLRKRSPLKQQACIELQDFVHPFGIEDKSLQKIYGILFGEKISKSQRLSNWEADVLSDAQKLYAATDAWACLNIYNRLQELESTHSFEIEPLPEEEPTDLNTANQQS, from the coding sequence ATGGTTATAAAAAGAAACATATCGAAAGAAGAGATATCACAATTGCCCAAAGCATCCTTTCCGGGAAAGATCTATGTTATCCAGACGGAGGTGGAAGCTGAAAAGGCGGTAGACTACCTATCATCCAGGCAAGTACTTGGAATAGATAGCGAGACCCGCCCTTCATTCGTCAAAGGGCAGTCACACAAAGTAGCATTGTTGCAGATCTCATCCGAAGAGTTTTGTTTCTTGTTCCGCCTCAACCTCACAGGGCTCACAAAGTCGCTACTCGACTTGCTGGAAAACCCTGCCATCATCAAAGTGGGACTGTCACTGCGCGACGACTTCATGATGCTACGCAAGCGGTCGCCCTTGAAGCAGCAAGCTTGCATCGAATTGCAAGATTTCGTCCATCCGTTTGGCATTGAGGACAAGAGCCTGCAAAAGATCTACGGCATCTTGTTTGGCGAAAAAATATCAAAATCGCAACGTCTCTCAAACTGGGAGGCAGATGTGCTGAGCGACGCACAAAAGCTTTATGCCGCAACCGATGCATGGGCCTGCCTGAACATCTACAACCGACTTCAGGAACTGGAAAGTACTCACTCTTTCGAGATAGAACCTCTGCCGGAAGAAGAACCGACGGATCTGAATACAGCCAATCAACAATCATAA